One genomic segment of Jaculus jaculus isolate mJacJac1 unplaced genomic scaffold, mJacJac1.mat.Y.cur mat_scaffold_46_1_974171_arrow_ctg1, whole genome shotgun sequence includes these proteins:
- the LOC123457420 gene encoding LOW QUALITY PROTEIN: vomeronasal type-2 receptor 116-like (The sequence of the model RefSeq protein was modified relative to this genomic sequence to represent the inferred CDS: substituted 1 base at 1 genomic stop codon): MLKVTSSIDVEMTPKTAMIVPVKKYQYILTMIFVTEEINRNPKLIPNMSINFFFHPSKCDDSLTLVSQLHYTEMKRNVLPNYHCEIKECILAITGPSWARSSKIGTFLSLIINIGQVRLCDIHYGPFNPVLSDRFQYPYLYQIAAKETGLPFTIVSLMLHFNWIWVGLVISDDEQGIQFLSDFREKMKGNELCLAFVNVIPLNMDLYNTRAEKYYKQIVTSLANVVVIYGELNSTLEVSFRRWANLGIRRIWVTTSQWDVITNTGRDINFDSFYGAFTFSNHHHEIPNFKKIIQSMNTSQYPIDFSVLRSEWMYFNCLDIESKCRTQSXCALNNSLKWFANQEFDIATNDESYNLYNAVYAWAYAYHAMHYEHVDVHPITSLCVPDCSKFYHTMKNMQFINPNGDLVTINERRKCDADYDIFHISNYPQGLGIKVKIGQFTSYGSLGQQLYMSDEAIEWATRSRQIPSSVCSETCKLGFRKFRHEGNAACCFDCFPCPENEISNKTDMDQCVKCPINQYASLEKNHCLQKTMKFLAYEDALGIALACIALCFSTLTAVVLGVFVKHQNTPIVKANNRTNSYILLISLKFCFLCPLLFIGHPNIAKCILQQITFALLFTVAVSTVLAKTITVVLAFRATAPGQKLRGLLVSGAPNFIIPTCTLIQLVLCGIWLGTSPPFVDTDAHSEHGYIIIFCNKGSDTAFYCVLGYLGSLAIGSFTVAFLARNLPDSFNEAKFLTFSMLVFCSVWVTFLPVYHRTKGIATVIVEVFSILASSTGLISCIFFPKCYIILIRPSKNSLKRVKKEKTYCTTN, translated from the exons TGTGCCAGTCAAAAAGTATCAATATATTCTGACAATGATTTTTGTCACTGAAGAGATCAACAGAAATCCCAAACTTATACCCAACATGTCTATTAAttttttcttccatccttccaAGTGTGATGATTCATTGACTCTTGTCTCTCAGCTACATTACACAGAAATGAAACGGAATGTTCTTCCTAATTATCATTGTGaaataaaagaatgtattttaGCAATTACAGGACCATCATGGGCAAGAAGTAGCAAAATTGGGACATTTCTCTCACTAATCATTAATATAGGACAGGTGAGACTTTGTGAT ATTCACTATGGCCCGTTTAATCCTGTTCTGAGTGACCGTTTTCAGTATCCTTATCTGTATCAGATTGCTGCCAAGGAAACAGGGCTACCTTTTACCATAGTCTCCTTAATGCTTCATTTCAACTGGATCTGGGTGGGGCTGGTCATCTCTGATGACGAACAAGGTATTCAATTTctctcagacttcagagaaaagATGAAAGGAAATGAACTCTGTTTAGCCTTTGTGAATGTGATCCCATTAAACATGGACTTATACAACACAAGGGCTGAgaaatattataaacaaattgTGACATCATTGGCAAATGTTGTGGTCATTTATGGTGAATTAAATTCCACACTGGAAGTGAGCTTTAGAAGATGGGCAAATTTAGGCATCCGTAGGATCTGGGTCACCACCTCACAGTGGGATGTCATCACAAATACAGGAAGAGACATCAATTTTGACTCATTCTATGGTGCTTTCACATTTTCTAATCATCATCATGAGAttcccaattttaaaaaaattattcagtcAATGAACACTTCTCAATATCCAATAGACTTTTCTGTTCTGAGATCAGAATGGATGTACTTTAATTGTTTGGACATTGAATCTAAATGCAGAACACAGAGTTAATGTGCACTCAATAACTCATTAAAATGGTTTGCAAATCAAGAATTTGACATAGCCACGAATGACGAGAGTTATAATCTATACAATGCTGTGTATGCCTGGGCATATGCTTACCATGCAATGCATTATGAACATGTAGATGTTCACCCAATAACAAGTCTATGTGTACCTGACTGCTCAAAG TTTTACCACACTATGAAGAATATGCAATTTATTAACCCCAATGGAGACCTAGTGACTATTAATGAGAGAAGAAAATGTGATGCAGACTATGATATTTTCCACATTTCAAATTATCCACAAGGTCTTGGAATCAAGGTGAAAATAGGACAGTTTACATCATATGGTTCCCTCGGTCAACAATTGTATATGTCTGATGAGGCCATAGAGTGGGCCACAAGGAGTAGGCAG ATTCcctcctctgtgtgcagtgagacTTGCAAGCTTGGTTTCAGGAAGTTCCGGCATGAGGGAAACGCTGCCTGTTGTTTTGATTGTTTTCCCTGCCCAGAAAATGAGATTTCTAACAAAACAG ATATGGATCAATGTGTGAAGTGCCCAATCAATCAATATGCTAGCCTAGAGAAAAatcactgtctccaaaaaactaTGAAGTTTCTGGCTTATGAAGATGCGTTGGGGATAGCTCTGGCTTGTATAGCGCTTTGCTTCTCTACACTCACTGCTGTTGTACTTGGAGTTTTTGTGAAGCACCAAAACACACCAattgtgaaggccaataatcgaacaaacagctacatcctgctcatttccctcaagttctgttttctctgcccattactcttcattggacaCCCCAACATAGCCAAGTGTATCCTGCAGCAGATCACATTTGCACTTCTGTTCACTGTGGCTGTGTCAACTGTTTTGGCCAAAACAATtactgtggttctggccttcagGGCCACTGCTCCAGGACAAAAGTTGAGGGGACTGCTGGTATCAGGAGCACCTAACTTCATCATTCCCACCTGTACCTTGATCCAACTTGTTCTCTGTGGAATCTGGCTGGGAACATCCCCTCCCTTTGTTGACACTGATGCACACTCAGAACATGGATACATCATCATTTTTTGCAACAAAGGCTCAGACACTGCCTTCTACTGTGTCCTGGGATACCTTGGATCTCTGGCTATAGGGAGCTTTACTGTGGCTTTCCTGGCCAGAAACCTGCCTGATTCATTCAATGAAGCCAAATTCCTGACCTTCAGTatgctggtgttctgcagtgtCTGGGTCACTTTCCTTCCTGTCTATCACAGAACCAAGGGGATAGCCACAGTGATAGTGGAAGTCTTCTCTATCTTGGCCTCCAGTACAGGATTGATAAGTTGCATCTTTTTCCCCAAGTGTTACATCATTTTGATAAGACCCAGTAAAAATAGTCTAAAGagggtgaaaaaagaaaaaacatattgtACAaccaattga